Genomic window (Candidatus Acidulodesulfobacterium acidiphilum):
TATAATCTGGCCGGCGGCGGTTTTACATTGGGAAGTAATTATAAAAATAAGCTTGAAAAGTCATGGCATCCATTTTTATATACCGATATTTTATACGAAACAGGTTCTGGTCTAGGATATGATATGGGTGCCGGTTACGGAGGTTCAATACTCGGTTACGATAACTTAAGCATAGGGTTCAATTATTATTCAGATTTTCAAGGATCTTCGGCTCCTTATATGAATATTTTCTTAAGTTACAGCTTATTTTATTAAATAAATAAAAATAAAATTAAAAAAAAAAAGAAAAAAGGAGGCAGAAATGAAAAAAATGTTTATTTTTTTAGAAATGTCGTTATTTGTGGTATTATTATCTGCATGCGCTACAATGGTAGTAAATTCCGACAATTCCAGATTGCAAAAAAACGGATCGTATTTAGTTGCCGTATTTAAAAATTTTACCGAAACTCCTCATGCAGGATTAAGAGTATCGTCTATGATAGACAGTATTATGGCTTCAAAAGGTTATAAGACCTACAATACGTCTGAAATTTTAAAAAGTAACGGTAACAATAAAAATATTGATAAATTAATTAGACGCGCAAAAAGAAAAGATATAGAATACGTAATTTCCGGAACAGTAAACGAATTTAGATATAAAACCGGTATTGAAGGAGAACCCGCAGTAGGAATATCAATTTTTGTATATAACACTTCAGACGGAAAATTAGTTTGGAGCAGTACGGGATCGGCTACAGGTTGGTCTAATCAATCAAGGACGACTATTTTGCAGAATCTGATAAATAGGTTAATAGATAAATAATAAAATATTTTGCAGTTTACATAATGTATCTTATGGGACATCATACAATCCAGTTCGCTATTTCAAAGTTTGTATCGGGTATCGTCGTTTCAAAATAACCGCTGACCGGAAAACGCTCTATTTCGACAAGCGGATTATTTTTATAAGTAAGGACGGCGTAAAAGTCGATTTGATTGCTTGGGGCTACGCCTAAGGTAAAAGTTTTAATGGATAATTCGAGAATTTTATTATATGCGGCTTTCAAAATATTGCCCGTATTATGTTTAGTCGCGGATTTTCCGTCTTTAATATAAGGCGAATTTAATAGTAAATTTAATGAGTTATTTATATTAAATTCAATTTTTACTTCAACATCAGAATTATTTATAAATTTTATTATAAGTACTTTTCCTAACAATTCTGAATAGTCTTTTTTAAAGAAATCAAATCTCATGAAAAAATATTCACCATTAAATCCGTATTGCATTTTTCTTATAAATCTGTCGGTATGCGCCATTGCCTTACCGGATAAGATACTTGGGAAAAATACCGCGCTTCCGAGCCATTCAAAATAATTATCTGCTATGCCGTCTATTTTCGGATAAATATACGATACTATATCCATATTAGGTTTTACTGCTTTTTTACCTTCTAACAAAGGTATAAAATATTCGTCGGGCGGGGTTTCGTTTAAAAATTTGTACACGTTTATAAGATGTGTTCTGTAAAGGAAATCATATTCTTCGTCTATGCCGGACGTTCTGTCTTCCCCGTACCACCAGTTATAATCGCTTCCTTCCGCTATAAATATTTGTTTCCATGCCGCTTTAAAATTTGGTCCGGCGCCGTTTTCTATATTAACCGGCGCCGCTGCGTCATTTTTGTCGGCATATGCTTCTTTATCTTTCTGTAAAAGATAATCTCTTGTTTTAGAAAGAATATCCCAAGCTCTGTTGTCTTCTTTATCCCCTATCCATATTCTGAAATTATGGTTAATCCATGAACCCGGGTATATCATAGGTATGTTGTATATTTTAGAATAATCGAAATCGCTATCTTTGTCAGGGTCGGTATTCCATTTAATATCGAAAAACGATTTAACTTTAACTCCGGTTTTGCCGTTTTCATAGGTACCTGATTCCGGTTCGGCATCGGTTATTTTTAAAGTTTCTTCCGTTTTTTTAATATATTCGCTAACGGTAAGCGTTTTTATAATTTTTGAGTTTTTAGTAATATTTTCATAAAGATAATTAAAAAAATCGTATGCGTTATTTTTATAATATTCCCATGCATTTTCGCCGTCCAATATTATCGGTACTGCAGATAGTCCATTTTTATCGTAATCTTGAATACTTAATGCTATATTTTTAAGGTTATTTATTAAATCTTCCGCCGCGGCTTTAGGTTCGTAATTTGAATATTTAAAACCTATTAAATCCGAAAGCCCTTTATCCCTAAAAAAAATATATAAAAATTTGTCGTTTCTTTTTATTACATATGGCCTGTATAATAATTTTCGCAATCTTAAATCCTTTAGATTTGTTCCTATGGAGTTTTCTAAGATTTCTTCATCCGTAGCTATCCAGTTTATATCGTTGTCCATAAAAAGTTTTAAAGCCTTTTCGCTAACGCTTCCTTCTGACGGCCACATTCCTTTAACTTTATATTTTAATTTGCCGCTGAAATAATCCAATGCGCTTTTAATTTGATAATCTGCATCTTCAGGATGTCTGAAAGGCATAGGCAGTTTTATGCCGTCGTGAAAATCGGCTATATCGGTGTCGCACAGCAGAGGCAGTATTGGATGATAGTAAGGGCTTGCGGAAAGTTCAATTTGTCCGTTTTTTGCAAGTTCGGTTATTAAGGGAAGTATTTTATTTAAAACCTGCGGAATTTTTTCTTTAATTAATCTGTCTTTTTCTTCTTCAGTAAATTTTTTGTCTTTATTTTTTAAAGCGGTTAAAAACTCGTCTTCAGCTATGGAAACAGGGTCAAACCACATAAGATTAAACAGGACAACAATATCTAAATAGTCCTGAGTATCGAACATATCGACTTTTTCCTCAAGTCCTCCGCCGTCTGCCGTTTTTAATCTTGCATAAAGTTGTTTAAACCTGGCGCTTTTTTCTATGAAATTATTGCTTGAAGAACATGCGGGAAAAAATTTTTCTATAATAAAAAGTTTGTCCTCAAGCGAAAGTTTCGATATTTTTCCATCGGATATGCTTAAAAATTCTTCGTTTTTAAGAAGTGCGCCGTAATTGCCGGTATAATCTTCAAGCTGACTGAGCAAGGACGGCGAATAGTTAAAAGTAGCGTGTATTTCGGGATGATTTTTTAAAAGCGCTCCCATGTAATAGTAGTCTTTTGTTGCATGCAGCCTCGTCCACGGCATCAGCATTTCGCCGGTAAAATTATCTTTGTAATACGGCTGATGAAAATGCCACAAAAATATTACGTTGATAGGATTATTTATCGAATCCACTATTTTTTTTGCCTGTTGTAAATATTGTTCGCTTTGACTTTATCGTTTAAGTCGTCGATAGTTTTTATTACCTGATTTTTGTAGCCTATCAACTTGTCGGCTAAGCTATTTGCTTTATCCGTGTCTTTTGCGTTTAAAGCGTCGATTAGAGCTTTTCCGGTTTCGTGGACTTTCGGATGGATCTGCCCTAATTCTATAAATTCTTTATAATCTCCGTATTTCTGTCTGCCTATGCCGTCGTACCACTTGCCGAGCCTGCACTGATGATGGTCGGTTAATTCTGAACTGCTTAAAGATATCTGTTTATTAGAAAGTGCGTCCAACACTCTTGTGACCCACAATAAATGGTCCGCCTTTACTATGTTTAAAAGCATGCAGTCAAATTTCCAATCCGAAAAGGTTTTTAACGAATTAGACTGTTCTTTAATTATCTTATCGAAATAGGAACCGATGGTGTCGAAGGTATTTTGTATTTCTTCCATGCCCGAGGACAGAGATGAAAGATTATTGGCCATTTCCGCGGCGACCTGGGACTGTTCTTCCGCCGCGGTAGCGATATACGTTACCTGTTCGCTCGTCTGGGTAGCGGCTTTATCGGCTATCGACATAACGTTCGTTACGACGTCCAAAGATTCCTGCGAGTTCTTAAGGTGAGAAAGCCCTTCATTGACTTTAATTTCTACTTCTTTAGACTGTCCGCCTATGTCCTGGGTAACCTGTTCTATCTCTTTTGCCGCCTGAGCGGATTTTTCCGCCAGAGTCCTTACTTCGTCGGCTACTACCGCAAATCCTCTGCCGTGTTCACCTGCCCTTGCCGCTTCTATCGCGGCGTTTAAAGAAAGAAGATTCGTCTGCGCCGCGATTTCTTTTACTTTATCGGTAAGTTCGACTATTTTCTGCGTCCTTGTTACAAATTGATTTATGGATTCCCCCATAGTTTTAACGGCCTGTTCGACCTGCTCCATTCTTGAAACAAGTTCTTCTAACGCCGCCGAGCCTTCTTTGGTTTTTTTAACGGTATCTCCGGCTTCTCCCGCCGCCGCCTGCGCGTTTTTGGCTATTTCCTTCGCCGTGGAAGACATTTCTTCCGTTGCGGCAGCCACGCTGGTTATCCTTTGAACCGCCGTTTCTATCTCGCCTCTGAAAACCCCCGCATTCTTTTTGGTATCTATGGTGATTTCCATTATATCTACCTGGTCGGAAGCAAGGGATAATATTCTGTTTCTCCACTCGTTGACTAAAGATAACGCCGGAAAAGAAGCGTCGAACAGTCTAGTATCCGACTTTTGAACTTTTTCCAATTCGTCGTCGTTGTCGGTTAAGGCGGAATTCATTACGCTATAGCAACTTTTGTTATTTAACTTGTTGAGTAATCCCATGTTTTTTCTTTCCCTAGTTAATTTTTATTGTATTTATTTTTCCGGTATTTAATTAAATCTAGCGACAGCTTATAATTGTTAAGAATTAAGCTGAATTAAATTTTCTATATAACCCCTGTCTTTAGTCATTGCATCGTTTGTAAGCATAGCTTTATAAAGCGCAACCGCTTTTTTGGGTTCTTTTATTTTAGTATAAACGGCGGCTTCTTCAAGCATGGCATATTCCTGAAGCTTTACGTCGTTTATTTTGGACATGGCGGCAAAATCTGGTATTGCGCTTTTATAATTCTTTTCCAGCATAGAAACCGTTGCAAGATTACTGTAAGCTAGATAAGTTAAGTTGTCTGAACCAGGTTTTGGATAATATTTGACGTATTTGTTAAAATAAGACGACGAATTTTTAAATTTTCCTATTCTCATATAATCTAAACCCGCATAAAAACAAGATATTTTAGCCGCACTGGTTCCTCCGTATTCGCCGCGGAGTTTTTTTAGGTATGAAATAGATTTTGTAATAGCTGAAGGATTTTTTCCGTCGTAAGACATATAAAGCCTTACGCCTTTCCATAAAAGTTTTGAAGCTTTTTTGCTTTGCACGCTTTTATAATATCTTATGCCGAAAACGGCGCCGGCTATAAGAATAACCAGTATGAGAACGGCTATTAACGCAATCTTATTTTTAATAAAAAAGCCTTCCAAATCGATTTTATCCATTAATATTTTCCTTTTTTAATCATTAAAGATAACTAATATTATAAGATAACAAAATAAAAATCAAGCGTTTTTTTTCAACAAATTCAATGCATTTTCTTTAATTTTTATAAGTTCT
Coding sequences:
- a CDS encoding tetratricopeptide repeat protein, whose translation is MDKIDLEGFFIKNKIALIAVLILVILIAGAVFGIRYYKSVQSKKASKLLWKGVRLYMSYDGKNPSAITKSISYLKKLRGEYGGTSAAKISCFYAGLDYMRIGKFKNSSSYFNKYVKYYPKPGSDNLTYLAYSNLATVSMLEKNYKSAIPDFAAMSKINDVKLQEYAMLEEAAVYTKIKEPKKAVALYKAMLTNDAMTKDRGYIENLIQLNS